In Candidatus Korarchaeota archaeon NZ13-K, the genomic stretch CTGATGGTGGAGCCGATCTCCCGGAATAGGCCGGCCACCCGCTCCATGGCGGAGGAGAGCGCCCCGGAGATGATCGGGCCGAGCGATCCGATGGCCGAGGCGATTCCCGAGACCACGCCCATGAGGGCCGACCTCAGCCCCGACAGGGCGTCCATTACGGCCGATACGATCCCCCTGAACATCTCGCCTAGCCTTGCCCCTATGCCGGATATGGCACCCATTATGGACGAGGCGACCCCGGACAGCATGGAGACGAAGGTCCCTATGGCCCCGCCTATCATGCTGGCGAGGCTGCCGAAGAAGGAGGAGAGGGTCCCCCCTATCGTCGAGGCTATGCCGGTGACAGCCGAGAGTATCGAACTCCCTATCCCCGATATGAAGCCCATCAGGCCGGATATCCCGGAGCTTAACGCCGAGAGGATCCCGGAGACCATGCCGGATATGCCGGATACGAGGCCGTCTATCCCCGATTTGACGGCGCTTATTGCCCCGATTATGGCGCTCCGCAACCCCTCGATTATGGCGCTTATCCCGGATTTTATGGCCTCTGCGGCTGCGTTTATTGCGGATTTCAGCATGTCCCCTATGCCGGTGACGAGACCCCTTATCTTGTCCCACAGCCAGGAGGTGATCTGCCCTATGGGGTCGGATATGCCCCCGGATCTCCAGTCCACTACGAGGGACTCCACGTCCTCGTAGGAGAGGCGGGGTATCGGTATCTCCTCGCCCCTCACGATGACGGCTACTGCCTGCATCCGGATCACCCCGTGGCTATGGCCTGAACAGCTCCTTGTTCATCCTGTAGACGTTGACCACCGCAGAGAACTCCGCCCTGAGGGCCTCCTCGAACCTCGCCCTCCACATCGCCTCCACCTCGGCCGCTGTCTTCCCCGCAAGCTCCTGATCCGTGAACCTGGGGGCGGTTGCGAAGACGAATCCGACCGGCGTCCTCCTCGGCGGCGTCTCCTCCTGATCCTCTATCACGTATGGGACTCTATACATCACGTAGTCGTAGATCCTGGAGACCAGCTCGGGCCTCTGGAGGTGCACCACGATCTTGCCGAACGCCAGCCTGTCCGGGTGGGGGGCCCTCTCGGCGAGCCTGTTCAGCAGGTCACGCACCCCTGCTGGGACAGGTGCCGCCATTTAGGCACCACCCCCCTCCGCCCTTCCCGAGGCCTGGCCTGGGGCCTGGGGGCTGGCCGCCCTCGCAACCCTGTCGAGCTTCCTCGTCAGCCTGATTATCTCCCTGACCACGGGGTCGGCCTTCTCGTAGAAGTCACGGCAGGTGTCGCAACCCTCCTCGCCGTCATACCCCAGTATGAAGCCAATCGTTATTCCCAATAGGTTGTTTATCTGATCCTGGAGCCTCGCCGTGAGATCCATGATCTCGTGATCCGCCTGCCCGAGCGGTTGCCCGAGCCCGGCCTGGGGGGCCTGCGGGGCGCTCCTGACCGCCGACTGCCTGGGTCTGGGCCTCGGAGCCGTGCTCATCACAATAGTGGGCGGGTCAATGGATTATAAGCGTTTCCACGGCCCGGAGGTGCCGCATATAAAGCTTTCTACATGGTGAAGACGGATCTGTTGGAGAGGTATTCCTCCACGGCCCTTCCCAGCGCCTCCCTTAGGGAGGCGACGAACTTCTCGGCCCACATCTTCCGCACCTGCTCGGGCGTCTTGCCCCTGGCCTCCTCCTCGGACAGCGAGGGGCTCCTGAAGAAGGCCCATGCGATGTGGGTCCTGACGGGGGGCGATACCGAGTAGTCGCTTATGTGGTATGCGCACCTATACTCCACCCACCCGTCGGCCGTGATCTCGGGGACTATCTCGTGTATCACGACGATTATCTTCCCGAATTCGATCTTGTTTGCTATGGGGATCGGCTCCTCGCCCATCCGCCTAGGCCCTCGCCACCATCTGGGCTATCCTGCGCAATAAGTCTTCCCTCAGCCCGAGGCGGGCGTATTTCCTTATTATGTCCTCCGGCCCGGCGTATCCAGCCGTGACCGAGTTATATTTGTATTCCAGCATGAACTTGTAGTAGTTGGGAACATCCATCAGCGGGACGCCCTCGTTGGCCAGGAGATCCTTGACCCTCATCCTGTCGAACCAGTTCCAGGCCAGGTGGGTCAGGCCCTTGCGCTTCATGTCCTCCCCGGAGACGAGCCATATAGCCGCCGCCACAAGGGGCCTGCTCCTGAGCTTGTAGTCGTCCACCTCACGCTGTATCCCGTCGGCGCTGATGGGGAGGCCCAGGCCGTATCTGGCCACGTCGTAGAAGCTGAAGTCATATCTGCTGAGCGCCAGCTCGTCTATGGGCTTGACGTATATTGCCTCGGGCCTGGGGTAGATATCGTATGAGGCCTGGTCGTAGCTGTCGTAGTCGTATATTGGCTGATCCGTGATCGAGCCGGGCGGGGCCTCGCCCTTCGGGAATCTGAAGAACAGGACTTCCAGGGAGTAGCGGCCGATGTCGTAGCTGTTGAAGTCATACCAGCAGGCCGCCTGGTAGAGGGCCTCCGCCAGCCTCATCGACGAGTCCAGGTGGGTCTCCTCAAGCAGATGCTCGGGCGATGCGTGGAAATACTCGACATACGCCCCGGCCATCGACCTCCCGTGCCATAGGGGGTTTGCGGCCCCGTAGCGGTAGTGGCTGATGTATTTGTATGACAGCCTCCAGCCCGCCTCCTCAAGGCCCTGCCTCGGCCCGGCCCTGCCGCCGTGCTCCAGCCCTCCGGCCTCGGGGTCGTAGACGTCCACCCCGTAGGCGCCCACCCTCTTCCCCTCCCTTTCGGCCTCCTCCCTCTCCCAGTCCTCGAGGGGGCCGTAGACCGCCTTGAACGTGAACTGGAAGGGGAACGTGAAGTCAAGGTTGAAGTTGAAGCTGAAGTTGAAGTCCAGGAGCAGCCTAAGCTCCAGGCTCAGCTTGAAGTCCGTCAGCATGAGGAACTGCATCGCCTCGAAGGCGAAGTAGAGGGGCCTGGCCCCGGATTCCCCGGTCAGCGCCTCATATCTGTATTTCGCCTTGAGGAGATCCTCAGCCCTCACGAACCTCGGGGTTATGCTCACGCCTCAGCCCCCCTCGGAGGCCTCGGCAACCATGTCTGCGAAGAGCCGATACAGCTTTGAGTAGTGGTATTCCTCGATGCCCTCGAGCAGCCTCGCCCGCATGTCCTCGTATTGGGATGGGTAGTTCCACCTCACGTCGTGCGCCTGGACTATCAAGTCCGCCGCCTGGGCCACGTCGTATTCGTGGCTCAGTATGTCCATCACGCCGTATGTCCTCACCCTCCTGACCTCGGACACGGGAACCCAGAATGCGCCGGCCTCCGGTATGAACTCCACGGTCGGCGGCATCCTGAGGGCCACCAGGGGCCTGCCCAGGGCCCTCGCCTCCAGGGCCGGCAGCCCGAAGCTCTCGTTCTTGACCAGGTGCAGGTAGTAGTCGCCCCCAGCTATGAAGCGCATCACCTGGCCGTATTCCAGCGTCCCGAATCCGGCGTGGTTGATTATGTAGCGATCCTCGGGTTTGAGGTGGCCGTCCAGGTTGCTTATCGCCCTCAGGCCTATCGAGTAGTCCGTCCTCTTCTGGGCCATCCTGAACGCCTCCAGGAAGGACTCCACGCCCTTCCTGGGGCCGATGTTGGCGGTGTAGACGAACCACGTGAACCGATCCTTGGGCCTGTCGAAGG encodes the following:
- a CDS encoding glycosyltransferase; translated protein: MASDATRMYAMVFGAYRPARIAYLVASGPVNTAFHNPELYDAYTIVANSEFSKRNLEDSGFRVDGYIHHAVDLHIMDRAGRSPYPFDRPKDRFTWFVYTANIGPRKGVESFLEAFRMAQKRTDYSIGLRAISNLDGHLKPEDRYIINHAGFGTLEYGQVMRFIAGGDYYLHLVKNESFGLPALEARALGRPLVALRMPPTVEFIPEAGAFWVPVSEVRRVRTYGVMDILSHEYDVAQAADLIVQAHDVRWNYPSQYEDMRARLLEGIEEYHYSKLYRLFADMVAEASEGG